One genomic region from Yersinia canariae encodes:
- the ampE gene encoding beta-lactamase regulator AmpE, whose amino-acid sequence MTLFTLLLVLAWERLFKLGEHWQLDHRLEVVFTRLRHFSLVQTLLLAVIWMALVWLVLQLVQNILFGLPQLFLWILICLLCIGAGGIRKHYRAYLKAARQGDAHATDKMAEELALIHGLPMDSGEKTRLESLQNALLWINFRYYLAPIFWFVVCVNFGPVALAGYAMLRGYQTWLARHHTPLQRSQSGIDRILHWLDWIPVRLVGVAYALLGHGERALPAWFASLGDFRSSQYQVLTQLAQYSLAREPHLDPVQTPRSAVSLARKVTLAVIVVVALLTIYGALV is encoded by the coding sequence ATGACACTGTTCACGTTATTACTGGTGCTAGCATGGGAACGCTTATTTAAACTGGGCGAACATTGGCAACTGGACCACCGTCTTGAAGTGGTATTTACGCGTTTACGCCACTTTTCGTTAGTGCAAACTCTACTGTTGGCTGTGATATGGATGGCGTTGGTATGGCTGGTCTTACAGCTAGTACAAAATATCTTATTTGGCCTTCCGCAGTTATTCCTCTGGATACTTATTTGCCTGTTATGCATTGGTGCGGGAGGGATACGTAAACATTACCGAGCTTATTTGAAAGCTGCTCGTCAAGGAGATGCTCATGCCACGGATAAAATGGCTGAAGAATTAGCACTTATCCATGGTTTACCGATGGATAGCGGTGAAAAAACCAGGTTGGAATCTCTGCAAAATGCACTGTTATGGATAAACTTCCGCTATTATTTAGCGCCAATATTCTGGTTTGTCGTCTGTGTTAATTTTGGCCCAGTAGCGTTAGCAGGTTATGCGATGCTACGAGGCTATCAAACTTGGTTAGCGCGACATCACACACCATTACAGCGTTCTCAGTCAGGTATTGACCGCATATTGCATTGGCTGGACTGGATACCAGTGCGGTTAGTCGGTGTAGCTTATGCATTACTTGGTCATGGTGAAAGAGCATTACCGGCTTGGTTTGCTTCATTGGGAGATTTCCGCTCCTCGCAGTACCAAGTGTTAACCCAACTTGCACAATATTCACTGGCGCGGGAACCGCACTTAGATCCAGTACAAACCCCCCGGTCTGCGGTGTCTTTAGCTCGCAAAGTAACTCTGGCGGTTATTGTTGTGGTCGCATTACTGACGATTTATGGCGCGTTGGTTTAA
- a CDS encoding amino acid permease: MSVQQEGAELKRGLKNRHIQLIALGGAIGTGLFLGIAQTIQMAGPSVLLGYAIGGFIAFLIMRQLGEMVVEEPVAGSFSHFAYKYWGNFAGFASGWNYWVLYVLVAMAELTAVGIYVQYWWPEIPTWVSAAVFFLAINAINLANVKVYGEMEFWFAIIKVVAIIAMILFGGWLLLSGQGGPEATVTNLWAQGGFFPNGIMGLVMAMAVIMFSFGGLELVGITAAEAEDPAKSIPKATNQVIYRILLFYIGSLAILLSLYPWGKVVEGGSPFVLIFHALNSNVVATVLNVVVLTAALSVYNSCVYCNSRMLFGLAKQGNGPKFLLKVDGRGVPVIAIAVSAFATAFCVLINYLIPGRAFELLMALVVSALVINWAMISLAHLKFRAAKNRQGVIPQFKAFWYPFSNYLCLIFLTGILVIMYLTPGIQISVLLIPAWILLLAVSYILKNRGQRVKR; the protein is encoded by the coding sequence ATGAGTGTTCAACAGGAAGGTGCGGAGCTAAAGCGGGGGCTTAAAAACCGCCACATTCAGCTTATTGCCTTAGGTGGTGCTATTGGTACCGGGCTATTTCTGGGTATCGCGCAAACCATTCAAATGGCGGGGCCTTCAGTTTTACTGGGGTATGCAATTGGCGGTTTTATCGCATTTTTGATTATGCGCCAGTTAGGAGAAATGGTCGTCGAGGAGCCTGTAGCGGGTTCTTTCAGTCATTTTGCGTATAAATATTGGGGCAACTTTGCCGGTTTTGCTTCGGGCTGGAATTACTGGGTGCTGTATGTACTCGTCGCCATGGCCGAACTGACGGCTGTCGGTATCTATGTCCAATACTGGTGGCCAGAGATCCCAACATGGGTTTCTGCCGCCGTTTTCTTCCTCGCCATTAATGCCATCAATCTAGCAAACGTGAAAGTCTATGGTGAGATGGAGTTCTGGTTTGCCATCATTAAAGTTGTTGCGATTATCGCGATGATTCTGTTTGGCGGCTGGTTATTGCTAAGCGGCCAAGGTGGCCCAGAAGCGACCGTCACTAACTTATGGGCACAGGGCGGCTTCTTCCCTAATGGCATCATGGGCTTAGTGATGGCCATGGCAGTGATCATGTTCTCCTTCGGTGGCCTTGAGTTAGTCGGCATCACCGCAGCAGAAGCAGAAGACCCGGCCAAGAGCATCCCGAAAGCCACCAATCAGGTTATTTATCGTATCTTATTGTTCTATATCGGTTCTCTGGCTATTTTACTGTCACTCTATCCGTGGGGCAAAGTGGTCGAAGGCGGCAGCCCGTTTGTGCTTATTTTCCATGCATTAAACAGTAATGTGGTCGCCACTGTACTGAATGTCGTGGTACTGACGGCGGCACTGTCGGTCTACAATAGCTGTGTTTACTGCAACAGCCGCATGCTATTTGGCCTGGCAAAACAAGGTAATGGTCCGAAATTCCTGTTGAAAGTCGATGGTCGCGGCGTGCCAGTGATTGCCATTGCGGTTTCCGCATTCGCCACTGCTTTCTGTGTGCTGATTAACTATTTGATTCCGGGCCGAGCTTTTGAATTATTGATGGCGCTGGTGGTTTCCGCACTGGTCATCAACTGGGCAATGATTAGCCTCGCACACCTTAAGTTCCGTGCCGCTAAAAACCGTCAGGGTGTCATTCCTCAGTTCAAAGCATTCTGGTATCCGTTTAGCAACTACCTGTGCTTAATTTTCCTGACCGGTATTCTGGTCATCATGTATCTGACACCGGGCATCCAGATTTCTGTGTTATTGATTCCAGCATGGATACTGTTGCTCGCGGTGAGCTATATATTGAAGAACCGTGGTCAGCGGGTAAAACGCTAA